Genomic window (Fictibacillus marinisediminis):
CTCCAGATGGGTCAGTTCAAGAATTTAAAGTCGTTACCAGGACCACTCTTGAACAACTTGATGAAACGTTTGTGAAACTAACGCTATCTGTAAACGGATTTAGCATAGATACCTTCGGTCAATGGTTTAAAGAATGTATGAAATTCGGATGGCAACGTTCCATGATGAGCTTGAAATCTGTCCTTGAATTAGGTATGGATTTAAGAACACCTCTGTTCAGCTATCCACGCTTGGGAATTCTTAATTGTACGATCAATGAAGAACAAAGAGTTTCCACAGGCTGCCAAGCAGAAGGAAATTATCTCCTTGAAGTATTCCCCAATAGTCCTGCTTCCCAAGCTGGCCTGAAAAATGGTGACGTTCTCTTATCCATCGGGGATAAAGAAACCAGGAATTATGAAGAATTTGTAAAAACCATTTCTTCCTATGGAGATAAGTTAGACAATGTGCCTATCAAATATTTCAGAGAGGGACAAGTACGTACTGCCGTAGTTAACTTTTCATTAGAAGAGATGTTTACAGGACTCGTTAATACAGAGAACGAGACGTTCAGTGATATTAAAGAGAAAAGGGAGATGTTAGCGAAACAACGGTCATCCTCTGATTCTTTATGGACAGGTAAAGGAGGGACTCATCATGAACATCACTAATGAATTATTTGAATTGATGAGTCAGCGTCATTGTGGTGTTCTTCCTCTGGAGGACATACATGAAAATTTGACGATGTTTGAGGCTGGTTTTGATTCCTTAAGATTCATGGAGCTTGTTGTCCTGATCGAAGAGCATTTCTCCATCGAGTTCCCGGATGATCTGTTAGATATAACCAGTACCACTACCATTGGGGATATCGCTTTAAGGATCAACCAACAGGTGTAACTATGAAAGCCATTGATCGGATTCTAAATAGGCATAATCTTGAAAAGATGTGTGTACAACTTGAAGATGGACAGTCTGTTACGTATCAACAAATCAAGGAGATTACCAAATCAAATCGATCAATATTAAAGATAATCAAACGAAAAAACAATGGACAACCGGCTATAGTAGTTGATATTTCAATAGGGTGGAAACTCATCCCGGTTTTTTTGGCGTGTTTTCTAGAGAAAATTACGGTGGTTCCGGTGGATACGTTGCGTAGTCCCAATTTGTCTCGATATATTCAACAACAATTTTCGGGTATTCATCTAGGGCCGGAAGATTTTAACAAGGAAGGGCATTTGAAGAATGTTCAAAGACTCCATAGGCTGACCCATTATAAAGAACTTAAAAATGTAGCCTTTGTCCTTTACACTTCTGGAACAACTCACAATCCAAAAGGAGTAATGTTGACCTACGAAAACATTTTGAGCAATGCTGAGCAGATCAAAGACCGGTTGGACTTAAAAGAATCGGATTGCCTTTTAGTTACAAGACCTTTATCCTATGCTTCTTCCATCACTGGAGAGATTTTTTCTGGTTTGCTTGGAGGGTGCACCTTATTATTCAAAGATTCCTCTGCTTCGCCTCTACGTATTATCAAACTCGTAAAACAACATACCGTATCGATCCTCTTTCTGACCCCTTCCCTTACCTTAAAACTCCTTGAACTGCGTTCACTTCTTCATTTGACGGAATTAAAAGCAATCGTTTTAAGCGGAGAAATTCTCTATGAGGGCCAGTTTCATAAAATCAGAGCAGGACTTCCAAAAACGGTTTCCATCTATAATGCCTATGGACTAACAGAGGCTTCTCCACGTGTAGCTATTCATAAGATTCATACAGAACCATTCGTTGAAGGCTGTGTGGGTATACCCCTTAATGGAATCAAAATCAAAATTCTCGATGAACAGGGCAGAAAGCTTCCTGAACAGTCGAAAGGATTTCTGCACATCAAAGGCCCTAACATCATGAAGGGGTATGTAAAACAAAAGAAATTAACCGGACAAGTAAAAAAGAATAGATGGCTGAATACGAATGATCTGGCAGAGATACGGAATAACCAGCTTATTATCTATGGGAGATCGGATAATACCATTATCCGAAACGGTGTTAATATTCAACTGGAAGAAATTGAGTCACTACTCAATGTAAGTCCTTTCGTCAATGAATCGATGGTCATAAAGCGAGAATCCAAGGATAAGCAGGTAACCCTTGAGGCATGGATTGTACCAAGTTCTGCTTACCAAGTTTCTTTGTTACGAAAAGAGATTCATAGTTGGGATCAAAAGTTATGGCCGGATGAAATTGTATTAAAACAAAAAATGCCGAAAACTGAGACGGGTAAGCTGAGAAGAACAGTGATTTAATTGACAAAATATAAAAAAAGGAAACAGGTGAGTAAATGGAAAAATGGAAGTCGTTTTTTTCGTCAGACTATTTGACGTTTTCGGAAGAAATTCTGACATCGGAGCGCACAGATTACGAAATTGGATTCATTGTAAGGCAATTAAACCTTAAACCGGGAGCCAGAATCCTTGATTTAGGATGCGGTCAAGGTCGGATTTCTATCCCTCTTGCTCAAAAAGGATTTTCGATTACTGGGTTAGACGGTGCTAAAGATCTCTTGGAGGAAGCAAAACGAAGAGCAAAAGAGCATAACGTAGACATTGAATTTATTCATCGTGATATGCGCGAAATGGATTTTACTGAGGAATTTGATGCTGTAATCAATTTCGGAACAGCCTTTGGATACATCGAGTCACAAAAAGATGATCAATTGATCTTGAAAAAAATTCATCAAGCCCTTAAACCTGACGGACTATTTATTCAGGACCTTGAAAACAGGGAAGCTAAAGTTAAAAATTTATCTAAGCAAACTTGGTACCGCATGAATAATAAGCTGGTGTGGAGTAATCGGAATTTCGATTATGTCTCAGGACGCTGGAATGAAGTAATTAAATGGCATGAAGACGGAGTTGAGAAACAATCTGTATTGAATTTAAGACTTTACACCTCTTCTGAAATCATCCATATGAATGAAAATGCCGGTTTAGCTCTCAAGGATCTATTCGGTTTTTTTGATGGTCAGGCCTACACTCCAGACAGTCCTCGTATGATCTTAAAACTGCAGAAGACCGAAGGATAATCTAGATGGACTATCTTAGATTGCTGCCTCATGAGTATCCGCTGCGTCTAGTTGATAAGGTGGAACTTTATAGGAAAGGGGAGATATTGGTATCGAAATTTGATACCAATCGTCTTAATTGGTTACCGAATCAAACCCCTATTCCCGAATCCATCCTTATGGAAGGAATGGCACAAAGCGCAGTCATATTTACACAATTGGAGACTCGCCCATTACAAAAAGATGAATTTCCTGTATTAGGAGCAATCAATGCGACCATTCTATCTCGGGTCGAACCCGGTCAATTGATAACGTATAAAATTAAACCGCTTAGGCTGTTACAAGATCAAGCGGTTATTGAAGGAAGTATCTTGGTGCATCAACAAACGGTTTTAAGAGGAACCCTAACCGTCGGTATCTCATAGGAGAGTACAAAATGAAATTAGGAGAACATTTTCCAAAGCCTTGGTGTTTGATTGATGAATTTTTTGGAATGAATACCTCGAATCGAATCGAGAGCAGTAAACTCATTAGTAACAGTGACTTTTTTCTTCTTGGTCATTTTAAAAATTATAGTGTCTATCCTGGTATTTTAATGATTGAAGGGATGAAACAGACATTAATACTTGCGGATAGACAACAATTGATTCAACTGAAGAGCTATTCTCTTCGGGATATCCAATCAAGGTTTCTCAAACCCCTGATACCAGGTAGTACCATCCGTTATTCCCTTGTCCGAGAGGAAAGGGATGGGCAGCTTTTTTTTAAAGGGACGGGTGAGGTCGACGGATCAATTGTCGTAAGGGTAAAACTGATTTATCAAAAGGAGTAACATATGGCGAATGAGAGATTCGTAGAACTTGAAAATCAAGGAAAGTTAGCTGGTATTCTACATATACCTGAAGGTCTCCAGTCTGCTTGTCCTTTGGTCATTTATTGTCCAGGGAAGAACGGAGAACGATACGAAGTACATCGTCTGGCCGTGAAGTTTGCGCGCCAGCTCGCAGAACAAGGAATAGCAACCCTTCGTTTTGATTATTACGGCATGGGGCTTAGTGACGGGTTTTATCACGATATGACCACCACAACAAAGGTATCGAATATCGAAATGGCGTATCGGTATGCAAAAACACTTGAGTTTGTGGATCAAAAAAAAGTGGCATACCTTGGTTTTAGCGATGGAGCAAGGATGGCGCTCATGGCTGCCAATCGTACGAACGTCACCAACCTTTTAATTTGGAGCCCGCTCTTTAATGAATATGGTGGGAATTATCCCAATGCTAAAAAGCCGCGATTCATCAGACATAAAACGCAACCAAATAAATTGGTAATGCCGTGGGCTGGTTTATGGAACAGCCTTGATTTTTATAAAGATCTTCAAGGGATGGATATCCTTCATGAATTAAACCAGTATGTAGGAAACTCTTTACTTGTTTTCGGTGGAAACGACCCTTTGGTGGAGGAAGAAAAGGAATATCTTGATACCTCCAACATTCCTTTATATCAAAATGCTGATGTACATCGAACACATACCATTGCTGGTGCGGGTCACTTATTTACTTCAGAGTCATTAGAACATCAGTTAATGGGTGTATCCGGTGCTTGGTTACGAGAACATCTTATGCATCTATAGGGGGATGAAGGAGTTTGTGGAAACAACATACATTTGGTAAAAAGAGTGAGATCTACGGTGTGATTGAGTACGGTAGTAAAGAGTGTGATACATTGACTATTTCTTTTCCGGGGCTTGGTCAAGCTATGAGCGAAAAGAATTATCTATTTTCCAATCTTCGTAAAGTCTTGGGCCAAAGTGGACAAACCTGTGTTCAGTTTGATTATCGAGGGCATGGGGACAGTTTTGGAGAGCTGGGGGATTACTCCCTAAACTCAATGATCGAGGATGGACTAACTGTTATGCAAGATTGTTATAAGCAGTTCCGTCCCAAAACGATTTATCTCATTGGAAATGGAATTGGTTCTTTTGTTGCCAGCAGATTAAGCAAGTTGTGCTGGGAGTATTTTTCAATAAATGCAAAGGTGATTTGCATTTCTCCACCGTTATTTAAGTTTCCGAAAGCCTCAGAGTTATTTTCAAAGGTGTCTTTGGCGGTATTAGAGCAGAATGGAGCTATCGATTCTCAAGTATTGATCCCTGGGTATGATTATTACACACTTAGTGATTTTGACAACGCTCAATATCAGTTTGTCACTTCATTAGGTGGGCACATGCTCTATTTACATGGACAAAAATTATCATATGAACTGATACAGGAACTTAATGAGTTTGATTTGAAGGAGGAGCTACAAACCGTAAAGGATGTAACCATCCTTTTAGGTGAACACGATAACGAGGGGTTGGAGCAAATACACAGCCTCCCGCATGCAAAAGTCGATACATTAGATCATGTGAAATATTTTTATCAACATCCTGCAGCGATGGACCAACTGATTGAAAAGGTTACCAAGCTGGTTAAACAAAAAGCTCCTAGTTTCATTTCAAATCGAGTCATGGATCAGGGTGAAAAGTGATGGGATTAACAGTTAACGAACTTTCAATGTTTGATTTGAATTATCTGGATTGCAGCAAGGTTCAGTATGTTAGTTATTTAAAGCACAAGGGTTTCCATGTCGAGGCTTTATATTATAGCTGTTTAGATACGTCAGATGAAATATATGAACAAATCATTAATCAAAAGAAATCAAGGTGGCACTTTGATGAGTTAGGGTTTCAACAAGAGGATTGGCCATTGATCGGTGTGAAGAAGAGGAACGTCCATGCCGAATCATTAGATCCATTACGATATGGGATCAGTCGTCTCATCGAGAAAGGGGAAGTGGTGTTTTTATCGGTAGAAGTGTTCCACGTTCCCCACCGTCACCGAAGCTACCAGAAAGAAAGATCTCCCCATTCTTTAATGATAAATGGTATGGCACCGGATGGAGATTTTAATATTTTAGATGAAGCGGCTCCTATATTCTCACATTTTAAGTACCCTTGGTCGTTGGTGGATCAATGCTTTAGTGAAGGAACTGGATTTCGTAACATTACATTTTTTGAGGAGATTGAAAAAAGATCGACCAAAGACATTCAAAAAGAAGCCAAACATTTGTTCAACCAACATTTGGACACGTTTGAGGATTCCCACAGACTCCATAACCATCTATTTGAATTCTTGGTTTCAAAAGAGGAAGTTGATTTTATAGATACTTTACAACAATTAAGTGCCGCCTATACACTTCTTTCTGGTTCTAGAGAGATGTTTTCAAAGTTTGCGAAGTTTATTGATATGGACAAAGTGATTGTGGAAACAGCCGTAGCATCTTCGGATGCCTCGAACCAAATCCGAAATACCTTAAATAAAGCCATCCTTCGTAGAAGACTAAAAAATGAAATGCTTTCGGAAAAGGTACGAGAACTTGTTCAGATTGAACAGCATTTAGTTTCTCTACTGAAAGCAGGGAGGTGAGTTCGATTGTTGTCAACACAAGAATTATCTTTCATTGCGAAAAGAGTGGTGCATCATTCCCTTGAGATCCAAAAAGGTGAAAAGGTTCTGATTGATGTAGAAGGGGATGCTGAGGAGTTTAGCAATCAATTAATCAAAGAAGTTTATCATGCAGGAGCTTCTCCCTATTTAAAGAGTACTCGCATTTCAAACTTGAAAAAACTCATTATCGGTGCAACTAAGGAGAGTCTCACACTTTGGTTACATCAGGAACAATATAGAGCAGAGGGTATGGATGCCTATATCGGTTTAAAGGCAGAAGAAAATATTTATGAATTTAATGATCTCCCTAGAGATCAACACCAGCTTTACCAAAAATATTTCTCACAGAAATTACAATTGGACTATCTAGGGAAAAACAAATGGATTTTGATGCGCTATCCCACAAAAGGGATGGCTCAGCTTGCGAAACTGGGATCCGAAGAGCTTAAAGCAATCTTTTACAAATCATGTGCAATGGATTACAAAAAGCTCTCAGAAGACGTTAAACCGTTGGAGACAAGGTTAAGTAAAACTAAAACAGTAATGATCTCCTCACCTGGTACTGATTTGACGTTTTCCATCCAGCACATCGACTCATTCATGTGTGATGGGAGATACAATTTACCAGACGGCGAGATTTTTACAGCCCCAATCCGGGACTCGGTTAATGGTACGATCCACTTCAATTGCCCAACCTATTTTCAAGGCCATGTCATTGAGGATGTAAGGTTCGAATTTGTAGATGG
Coding sequences:
- a CDS encoding PDZ domain-containing protein, translating into MNKQSYFQIETYLEAPIEQVWWSVSTPEGMNTFLTYKSESSGDASSPKVGDRFFLNYGDIENEQIVLEYVENQAFKVFDSYKSISPDGSVQEFKVVTRTTLEQLDETFVKLTLSVNGFSIDTFGQWFKECMKFGWQRSMMSLKSVLELGMDLRTPLFSYPRLGILNCTINEEQRVSTGCQAEGNYLLEVFPNSPASQAGLKNGDVLLSIGDKETRNYEEFVKTISSYGDKLDNVPIKYFREGQVRTAVVNFSLEEMFTGLVNTENETFSDIKEKREMLAKQRSSSDSLWTGKGGTHHEHH
- a CDS encoding acyl carrier protein: MNITNELFELMSQRHCGVLPLEDIHENLTMFEAGFDSLRFMELVVLIEEHFSIEFPDDLLDITSTTTIGDIALRINQQV
- a CDS encoding class I adenylate-forming enzyme family protein, which codes for MKNVQRLHRLTHYKELKNVAFVLYTSGTTHNPKGVMLTYENILSNAEQIKDRLDLKESDCLLVTRPLSYASSITGEIFSGLLGGCTLLFKDSSASPLRIIKLVKQHTVSILFLTPSLTLKLLELRSLLHLTELKAIVLSGEILYEGQFHKIRAGLPKTVSIYNAYGLTEASPRVAIHKIHTEPFVEGCVGIPLNGIKIKILDEQGRKLPEQSKGFLHIKGPNIMKGYVKQKKLTGQVKKNRWLNTNDLAEIRNNQLIIYGRSDNTIIRNGVNIQLEEIESLLNVSPFVNESMVIKRESKDKQVTLEAWIVPSSAYQVSLLRKEIHSWDQKLWPDEIVLKQKMPKTETGKLRRTVI
- a CDS encoding class I SAM-dependent methyltransferase codes for the protein MEKWKSFFSSDYLTFSEEILTSERTDYEIGFIVRQLNLKPGARILDLGCGQGRISIPLAQKGFSITGLDGAKDLLEEAKRRAKEHNVDIEFIHRDMREMDFTEEFDAVINFGTAFGYIESQKDDQLILKKIHQALKPDGLFIQDLENREAKVKNLSKQTWYRMNNKLVWSNRNFDYVSGRWNEVIKWHEDGVEKQSVLNLRLYTSSEIIHMNENAGLALKDLFGFFDGQAYTPDSPRMILKLQKTEG
- a CDS encoding 3-hydroxyacyl-ACP dehydratase FabZ family protein, with the protein product MDYLRLLPHEYPLRLVDKVELYRKGEILVSKFDTNRLNWLPNQTPIPESILMEGMAQSAVIFTQLETRPLQKDEFPVLGAINATILSRVEPGQLITYKIKPLRLLQDQAVIEGSILVHQQTVLRGTLTVGIS
- a CDS encoding alpha/beta hydrolase encodes the protein MANERFVELENQGKLAGILHIPEGLQSACPLVIYCPGKNGERYEVHRLAVKFARQLAEQGIATLRFDYYGMGLSDGFYHDMTTTTKVSNIEMAYRYAKTLEFVDQKKVAYLGFSDGARMALMAANRTNVTNLLIWSPLFNEYGGNYPNAKKPRFIRHKTQPNKLVMPWAGLWNSLDFYKDLQGMDILHELNQYVGNSLLVFGGNDPLVEEEKEYLDTSNIPLYQNADVHRTHTIAGAGHLFTSESLEHQLMGVSGAWLREHLMHL
- a CDS encoding serine aminopeptidase domain-containing protein, whose amino-acid sequence is MWKQHTFGKKSEIYGVIEYGSKECDTLTISFPGLGQAMSEKNYLFSNLRKVLGQSGQTCVQFDYRGHGDSFGELGDYSLNSMIEDGLTVMQDCYKQFRPKTIYLIGNGIGSFVASRLSKLCWEYFSINAKVICISPPLFKFPKASELFSKVSLAVLEQNGAIDSQVLIPGYDYYTLSDFDNAQYQFVTSLGGHMLYLHGQKLSYELIQELNEFDLKEELQTVKDVTILLGEHDNEGLEQIHSLPHAKVDTLDHVKYFYQHPAAMDQLIEKVTKLVKQKAPSFISNRVMDQGEK
- a CDS encoding aminopeptidase, with translation MSTQELSFIAKRVVHHSLEIQKGEKVLIDVEGDAEEFSNQLIKEVYHAGASPYLKSTRISNLKKLIIGATKESLTLWLHQEQYRAEGMDAYIGLKAEENIYEFNDLPRDQHQLYQKYFSQKLQLDYLGKNKWILMRYPTKGMAQLAKLGSEELKAIFYKSCAMDYKKLSEDVKPLETRLSKTKTVMISSPGTDLTFSIQHIDSFMCDGRYNLPDGEIFTAPIRDSVNGTIHFNCPTYFQGHVIEDVRFEFVDGKIVSYDGNDRDLLKSILETDDGASYIGEFGIGLNPFITKPMNNILFDEKMSGSIHLAIGQAFPMADNGNESAIHLDFVLNQQSSYGGGSLYFDEELIRKDGLFVPKDLENLNGVEYQNGRLRV